Part of the Ziziphus jujuba cultivar Dongzao chromosome 8, ASM3175591v1 genome is shown below.
ATTGTTATAAAACTCctgaaaatttgtgaaaaatctTGTActaaggtgggagggataaggtggtatgATATTGGAGTCCATTTTCTGTGCAGGGAATTTTTGAGGATTGCTTAACCCCGATGGGAGATGCTGCCAGATTTTTCATAGGACGGTCTGGTAGAATTtgccctgggatcagggcttatctaggattTTAGTAACAGATCCTGGATATGGTCTTGACATAACCacatatgattttatatttttattgttatctcATATTCACTAATTGCCCATGATATAATCTGTTTTGCAATCAAATTTTCAATCGGTTTGGATCTCTGCTtggtttttgggtaaaaaaataGAAGTACCCCTATCTTCCATGACCAATTACCTGCACAGTCACCCAACCTACTTCGGCATTTTTAATCCTCCTCCTCCCCGTCCaaataaaaacagagaaaaataaTTAGCTTCAACACATAGTTCCCCATTCCAGGGtaagaaaattcaaattcaaagagagttTGGAAAGAAAATTTCTGGAGAACTCTTTTGCCCGTAATTCACAATATCAAACGAAATTGATATGTTACGTCACCACTACAACGACACCGTTTGAAAACtctaacaaaaatgaaaaatacaagtCAATTAAAACAAAGTGCAGAAAATGATTAAATGGCAAGAAAAACAGGTCTTCGGGCTTCAAGAAGGAAATGTTGTCTAGTCCACGACTATGTCATAAAGAATAATTTTGATTATGTATATCTGAAAAGCCCAAGTTCACAATCCTTTATATACAAGATTGTTTATAcattaaggattctatcaaagAATCTCTGATTAGAAagttattagtttatatatatatatatatatatatattattttgttaaaaatatatcaatccTGCATCATAAGGCATAAAATATGCATCACTAGtttgttattaataataaattagatattGAAATCTGTTGTTGATGAGAGATTGTGATATGTTTCTTATGATATAAGATTGAAATACACCgtaatataactatatatacatgtatatatatatatatatatatatacttttatatatatatatatatatatggtgaagatttataaattaaagggaaatgaaaaaaggactgacttttgtcaaaaaaagaaaaaaaagaaagaaaagagagcaagaaaaagaaaaggcagaACTCAACAACAAACATCCTTtgtgaaaaaggaaaagacacGGTAATTAAAACCATTATATTATTCATTATAGGAAAATATATGTGTTTTCCCTTTCGGCTCACCAATTTTTATCCAACAAAACAAGCTGCGTAATTGGGGTCATTTCCTTCTTTTGCAAGCCACAGCATCCATATTGTGATCctgaattgaaaatatttaataaacagtaaaaaaccaaaaaaaaaaaaaaaaaaactaagtttGATATGCAAGCTGAAcagaaacaagaaaagaaaagaaaacagtaagaaataaaatatgaagaattgtaaaaaaagaaaaaattattcaatctggaatttgttgaaaaagaaaatgcaatttGTATTATGGCCATTCACTTGGAGGCAGCATTATGAATTTATTATACCAATACGAAATCAGTTAACCTTCACATGATTACCAACTATAAGCTGGACATATGGCATATATAGCTTATCTAGTAATCGAAGCAAAAACTTTCAATGCCAGCAAATGTATATTTGTAacacaattttattatatttatatttatctttaaatcATCTAATTGAGTTCTGCTTTGGGCTTTGAGGCCGATGTTTCCACTTTACAAAAACCGAATCATTCTATACCGAGCCCACCCTTAAGCAGAAACTAAAGGCATGTTTGGGACTAAAAAGATgatttctcaaaaataaaattactaaaaatattttaagattttttttttttggttaaacacCGTAAAAGAGTAGATTTTAACTTCTTTGCAGTACTTTGAAGCTTTGGAAATCACTCCAAAATTGATCCTAAAACTACTTAACCTTGAAGTAGCATCACATGGATGCATCATGATAGAGAGCAATTATATAGCCATAGAATTAAAGAACCAAAACCTGTTTTACTTTCCTCCCTCTCATTTCAATTATTGTACGAAAAAAGCCGAAAGTGGCTAAAGTGATCTTCTCTTTCCAGGTTGTCTTCTCtttcccttttaaaatttttatcatttcttcTTTGACCTCTTTCCCTCAAAATCCAAATGACCATCTTAGTTGAACGTAACTCCATCcactaaattatataaatacagttTGCTTTCCAAATATCCCTATATCTAGCTACTTGACTCATACATACACAAAAATCACAAAATTACCCAATTGATACCGCGCCACGGAACAAAAATGGAAGCCTCAACGAAGACCACGTCCAGTATTAATTTGAAGCTTCTCATCGATCCAAGAGGCCAAAGGGTCCTATTCGCCGAAGCGAAGAaggattttgttgattttttattcaccCTTATGTCTTTGCCAGTTGGTACGGTAATAAATCTGCTGTCAAGCAATGCCATGATTGGTACTCTTGGGAAGCTTTACCAGAGCATTGAGAATCTCGATGACACTTATTTGCAACCAAATGTTGACAGAGAAACCGTGTTGAACCCCAAAGCACCAGCTCTTTACGGTGCAAATGCAATCCCTCTTTTGTTGCCCAACAATAACATTGGTCAAGAGCATGCAGataaaaatatgtatgtatgttcaAATATGATCTCTAGCGGATACAGCCGAAGCGACCATCTGTATGTGGCGGATGATTCCAAGGCCATATGCCCTCAGTGCAAGAGCAGGATGTCTGTAGCAGTGAATTATGTTGTAGGTGCCCAGAAGATTGGAGAGAATGAATTGCactcaacatcatcatcatcatcatgtggATGTGGAGAAGGAGGGTTTGTGAAAGGTGTGGTTACTTATATGGTGATGGATGATTTGGAAGTGTCTCCAATGTCTACCATTTCAAGCATAGCCCTCCTTAACAAGTTCGATGTTAAAGAGATTGGTGGTCTTCAGGAGAAGATGGTTTCCATTGGCGTGAATGAGGTATGggtatacttttttctttttttgataaaaggtaTGTGTACACTCTGTTAGTTAATTGGTAATTAATTACGTATTTTGAGTAattggtaaatatatttatttttattacagaTACtggtcaaagaaaaaaaaaagaaaaagtacttTATAACGGTTTAAAACGGTAATAGTTAAGATCTTAAAAttatgtattaatttgatattttattttagtttgctCCCATGCGGATAGCCAAgtagtaaaaattattattttcttagacGATCCCAGTGCTCAAATTCTCCCACCAAATATTGATAGGCTTGGTCTAGTAGTCAAACTATAAAACATAGACACCTCTAGGTGCACAGTTTAAACCTTAATTATGACGAAATTCCCCTATCCTCCAGTTGTGTGAagtcaagaaaaaaaacaaaataaaaaatacaccaccccaatatcaaaaaagaaaaaaaaaaaactagttacaacttatatatttaaattattttgaatataattatatttaaattattaaaattgaaatctatatcttttatttctttcctGTTTTGAAGCATTTAAAAGtatgcatttattattattgatatttttggttttttttttccccaatattTTTGAGTGTGAATTAGGTCTAACacacatatattgaaaaatatgttgTTATTGGTACATAGGGGTTGAAATTATTGAAGGCAGCTTTGCAGTCAAAAACTGTTCTCACCGATGTGTTCCTGGCGGAGTAAGCAACTCCCAAGATTTAGTTGATATCAATTACTCTATGCTtccatgtattattattattatgtaatccATTCCGGGTGGTGGATATTAAAGGAAAGTTTTATAAGCTATACTTCTTGATTCTGCAAATATTTGATTGTTACTACTTGAGGGGGGAAGAATGTAAAATTTGATCAAGATGTTTTATTGAAAATGCCTTCGTTTTGATAAACCATAAAAACTTCGTTAAttgatttattagtttttacctTTTGCGATGCcatatatatggattttgaagaatttttattttgtcatgTGAATAAATGAACTTTATGTGAgtagtttaaatttaaatttaagcaGTAGACTCAgttatgcaaatatatatatatatatatatattaaaatatataattaatttcaatgttTTCTAATTTATCATGAGTGGAGTTGGTTAAACTCGAGTTCATTACTAATTCAATTCGATCTGAGTTCATGAGTTTGAGTAAAATGTTTCATGAGTTTAAGTAAAATATTTCATGAGCTCAGTTTCCTTTCTAATAAATTTGGGGTCTTGAATCTATGATTTGGAAGATATCATAAGTGGTTATTGCCTTCTAAATTATTCTGAAAGCATTCAGCtcaattactaattaaatcatttTCTTCAAGACCTAGTCTAAAAGTAATTACCACTTAAGAAAGTATtgtccttttgttttttctttcaaaaaatagtttacttttcctttttttccattttggaaaaaaatgcttttttttatttcttttcttcaaaaTACCAGGTACAGCTAGTGTAtgattttagaatttaaaaaaacgtaaaaaaaaaaattatagcaattaatgtgtgaatatatatagcTGCGTTTAGGGAATAATGCATGAATACTACTCAGTCTGCAAATGGCGAAATTCCTTACCAGTACCAGTACCACtatgtgattttttattttttttcgaaaagaaatattttacaaaGAGAACTTTCAGAGATACACATATCAACTTGGACAGCTTGATCCAACCAATCAGTACCAATTTCCATTCCAAGATTCAAACTAGCTCGCTTTCACAACATCTTGAGCCAAAACATGAGCTACATTATTTGACTCTCGATGTGCAAAAGAGCAAGAAAAGTTCCCTTGCAAAATCAACCGTACCTTAATGTTTGCAACAAGAAAACAATCAAAAACCATATAACAATATGTAGATGTGATAGCTTGAATGGTAGCTTTTGAAACACTTACCAATTCAGCATCAGAAATACCAAATTGAACAATAAATTTCAGACCCTCTCATAGAGCCAATAATTCTAGAATAAGTGCACTGCATTTCAAAAAAGGAATAGCTGCTGTTGCCATCAATCGACCTTGCTCATTTTGCATCAGTATTTGGACACCAGCATTGTCGTAACTTTTCAAAATACCTCCATCCACATTAATCTTCAATTTTCCACGTATTGGAGGAATCCATATCCCACTTTGTTGCCGATTCTCACAAGCTAGATAAGAAACATGTTCATAAATAATATTCAGTAGTAATAGGCTTTTGAATAGTAGTTGCATGCATCCCAATGTTTTTCATAGcaggatatatatatttaaaaactattattaattttataatattatgggATATTGGCAGCTATGCACCCCAAATTTTATGAGAGTTGACACATTTcaccctaaattttttttcctggcattatgcaccccaaacttttttttttccttacaatGTTGGTTCTTCTGTCAAAAATGCTTAACGGAATCATCAAGTGGGGGTAGATCAAGTCATTTTGCTGTTCTCAGGTTTCTTCAAAACCCcttttccaatggaaaatttgacCTCTCtcatacaaattaaaaagaaaatttataaaaaataaacaatcagaaaaaaaaaaaaaaaaaaaaacaaagaagaatagAAAAGTTTCTTAGAGTTTTGTCCAACTTTTTTTCCAAGAAAGTcctaatttcttcattttcttgtctCCTAGACACCACCCTTAtccctttttttctctcttattcGAATGAAGatgaattttcttttcataGAGAAGACTTCTTGAAAATCCAtccaataaatcttttttttttaattgcaaatTCTAGTTTTGATGGTTTGTGGAATGGAAAGGGAAGCTTTGTTCATGTGAAAGACATGGCAGCGACCGTTCTCCTTTCAACCCGGTGATCGTGCTgtaagaaattttatggatctaaatatacataataaattccataaatcataaattactaacctccaaacgcagccattgataaattagatctttaatcctgcaaaatagaaacaacgtaaagtagtgcctatggacacactactctcaaaccactctcagatttctgaaaaccctaatatcaaaataccgtatggcatatgtttgtttgcttgccctagaccttttaaatagtctctgcaagtcagacttatctattaattttgacacacataaaataataataatttgataatataattatactaggaaaaaatatggataagtcaatgggcttataaagagagttggtcctccagtccaatgggccaactggagtcttatagagagtgtgtgaccaagggccctactacaaaataataaaataaaccagtcccattaatggcataaataggctctgtaagtgagtaattgattatgccaagtctacaaatattaatttatccaacattctcccacttggactgcataatcatcatcttcatataaaatccaaattcacttactatagaatctcccgagccataatgccatttcatccaaatatatagtataccgacagggcacaacaatatactagactaggcagtagagattctctcagtaaatctctcaaaacattataccatttcaactgagtactttgcatgccgtaaactcagtctaggtagtagagatttacctaaccatgtgcaatccccaacacacaaaagcatttcattcaagcacattgtgtatcgacaggatacaacaatatatacccaaactaggtagtagggatttaccatggcacctgtggatcaacatacacatatacatagactaatagtctcaacaggcctgtaaatacaaggagcaataatatgtgtaataaatcatctcataaataaataaataatgatccacatacatcaatgtattaaaatattcaaagaaataaataatactcaacatggatattacaacagaaaacataacaaactcccactgacccacagcagtctcaactgaataacaatcccatacgggacacatgctcctcaaatatgcctaccggtaaagccttggtcagtggatctaccaccatgctataagtcggtgtgtgaacaacagtaatgagaccctcttcaactttctcctttaccacaaaatatttcacatcaatgtacttcgcaccaggaataccttttaaattattggagaaagacaccgctgcaatattatcacaatacatcataataggcctctcaatggagtcaactactcctaaatcacggataaaattccgtagccaaactgcatgacgggtagcctcataacatgctacatattctgcctccatagtcgaggatgctgtcactgactgcttggcactccgccaagataAGCCCCTCctaccatgataaatatataaccagtggtagatttcttatcatccacacaacctttatagtctgcatcactataacccactacttcaagagagttggtgcgaggatatgtcaacatatgatctttagtaccctgaagatacctaaagacctttttaactgcttggtaatgaataggatcgggattgctcataaatttaccaagcacacccaaaattttggaaaacaaataCATGCccgatatttacaattttttttatttatttttattttataaataacaatCGGGCATGTATTATGTTTCTTCACACATCAATATCATAGCTTCACAGATCCATGCAcacagaaagaaaaataaaataaagaacatatattTGAATCCCACATATCATTCAATGGCCACATACAGTTCAATTCGATCATCATCGATACAACGAAGACTAATcacaaagaaatttattatgcatattaactaggctctgataccaattgtaagaaattttatggatctaaatatacataataaattccataaatcataaattactaacctccaaattcAGTCATTGATAcgttagatctttaatcctgcaaaatagaaacaacgtaaagtagtgcctatggacacactactctcaaaccactctcagatttctaaaaaccctaatatcaaaataccgtatggcatatgtttgtttgcttgccctagaccttttaaatagtctctgcaagtcagacttatccattaattttgacacacataaaataataataatttgataatataattatactaggaaaaaatatggataagtcaatgggcttataaagagagttggtcctccagtccaatgggccaactggagtcttatagagagtgtgtgactaagggccctactacaaaataataaaataagccagtcccattaatggcataaataggccctgtaagtgagtaattgattatgccaaatccacaaatattaatttattcaacacgTGCTTCATGGATCGTCGTCGGATGGAGCTAACGCGATGGTGGTTCAAAGGGATGTGGGTTAAAGCTCTATTACGACGATAGTGCTGGATCGAGTTTGAGACCTTTGCCGCCGAGCATGTCAGAGGTTCTATTGGGGTCTAGATTCGATTGGCTTTTAGAGCAGCTTTCTCAAATTGAAACAATAGTATCGGATGGTGCGAGAGCCATCGACATCCAAAACTGCGATCTAGTCAATGTCGATGATTGAGATCGACGATTCTCACATCTAAAATGAACTGCACTATTCCATGTGCAAAGAAGCTTTCGAATTGGGAACCGATTGTATCCTTCCATGGCTGTCTCTTCACAGTTCTTGCTCTTTTTTTTAGGGCAAAGAAAAATGGAGGCATTTCAAAATGCAATATCTCTTTCAAAATTGGGGCTAAAACTCCATTTTTTAAGCCTTAATTTCTAATCTGAGAACAACAAAATGACTTGATTTACCCTTATTTGATGATCACATGCGCAACACGTGATAATTCCATTAAGCATTTTTGACAGAAGAACCAACGATGCAAGGGAAAAAGAAGTTTGGGGTGCATAATGCCAGGAAAAAAAGTTTAAGATGCAATGTGTCAACTCCGATAAAATTCAGGATGCATAGCTGCCAATATacctaatattatatatactaaGATCTGATAAAATACAACCAGATTTATATACTATTACTAAATCcattaaattccatattttttttaaaccatgaAAATAAATCtagcaatttcataaaattaatacattCCACATTACTTCAATTTCACGATTATCCAAATGCACAATATATCTTatacactaaaaattattattctttttaaataattaaaatttatttatacaaaatttatttaacttatataaaattcacatataatttaatttcacataaatacattttatcatacaaaataaatacaacaataaattcaataataaatatatacaattaatttctccaaaccatataataaatattatataacaaatatgtttaaatcacataaatagcataataaaattaaataacaatttccttaatttttaaaatatacattttatatttcaaaatgttaaataacacaaattatacattcacacacacatacacatatatataaccttTCAGCGAGCATGTACccattcttatatatatatatatacacatatatactcatacatatatatacataaatatgtatatatagatatataaatatattcatctgtagatatctatacatatattcatatattcatatatcacAATACACACacccacacatatatatatatatacacaaaacatATGTACTTCaaacatacacatacatatgtgTTCATAaacagatatatataatttaatttgattttttcaatttttcacatttaatataataatttattaaaaaatagcaACTTTTCAATTACAACACTATAATTCATAAATACGATATCAATGGAAAACTAAAGGAATGAGGAATACGTTACCAACCTCCATTGGGCTCAATTCGATCGGTAGTGATCGGAAAATGCCTGGGAAGTTTCGGCCAAACTTCCCATCTATGTGTCTCACAAATGGCTTAGAATTTGGTGGAATGGAGGATTTTTAAGATCAGGGGGTCAAAAACTAGGGGAGGAACCGATCTTACGGTTGAAAACTGTTggaaaaccaaccaacaaattaaGGAAACACTGGTTATTGGCATTGGGCCATAGATTTCGGTGTGTCCACCGACCAAAGGGTTGAAAATTGGACGGTTGAGGTCGCTTGGCCGTGAGTCACCATGTCGGGGCTGGCACGTGTGGCCATCCAGTGGTCAGAAAATGTTTTTTCATGACGACCcaagagaaagggagagagaaagagagagagagagaaagagagaggaagagagagaaaaagagagagggagggagatAGGGGGTGTTTTTCTCTCGTGAGGgagtagaaaagaaaaaaaaagaaaaagaaaaagaaaaaaatgaaaaaattaaattaaataaaataataatataatataatataatattttattaaggatgacatgtggcactttCTCATCGTGACATGTGGTGCATCCCAACTGGTAACATATGGCATAATCAAAGACTCCTTTTAATACTCAACTATCCGGTAAGATCAGttccagaaaaaataaataaaactctacagacccataacttttcaaccgtaggtctaaattaagcgtgccgctagtctacagactcattTTACATATGGTGGACATAGGCTTCACCTCCAAATCATCCATTACCATATAAGTCACAACCCCTTTCACATACCCTCCCTCACCACTTGATCAACTCCCTCCTTGTGCTGTAGCTTGGGCTGTAACATATGTCATCGATTTTGATATTGCCTTTATTGTACTATGGACACAAAAGTTTTTAGATCATTAACGATATAATGAAGGGTGCTCTGGTAAATGACTTGCTCGTATGTGTCCAAATTGCTTAGACAAATGTACATTTGTTTAGACACTGATGAAGATGCTTCTTTGAGCAACAAGAGAGGGGTAACAACATCACCATTTGTGGTAATTACCTTAAGGTTAAGCAGGGTTTCCTTGTTAAGGACAAATTGCATGTAAGTTTCACTGAGATTTTCGATACTCTCGTAAAGCTTACCTAGAGTTCCAACCATCCCTTTGCTCAAGGGAAGCCCAATTACAGTACCAATAGGCATGGACAAAATGGCAAAGATAAAATTTGGATAATTAACTTTGAAGAAAATCAAGATTATTTCtcgaggaaataaaaaaaaatttaaggttaAATTGTCAacataatttgtaaaatgtgtTTGTTTGGGCAATTAATTGAAGAAAATCAAGGATATTTATACAGGAAATAAAGAATTTTGAGCAGAGACCGTTTCCTGGTAAAGAGCACAATAGATGAAATCTGTGGTGGCGCTGCTTGCTTCTGATTAATAGGAAAAGGAGGATTCAGCCAATAATAAAGATGTATCATTTAATCTTGAAGAAAATCAGGAAGTAATTCAAGGCTTTCACTAAACTGGATATCTATTGAATAGAGGCAtttttcatttgtaatgggGCCTCTCCAACAGCAACCAATTCT
Proteins encoded:
- the LOC125421398 gene encoding uncharacterized protein LOC125421398 — its product is MEASTKTTSSINLKLLIDPRGQRVLFAEAKKDFVDFLFTLMSLPVGTVINLLSSNAMIGTLGKLYQSIENLDDTYLQPNVDRETVLNPKAPALYGANAIPLLLPNNNIGQEHADKNMYVCSNMISSGYSRSDHLYVADDSKAICPQCKSRMSVAVNYVVGAQKIGENELHSTSSSSSCGCGEGGFVKGVVTYMVMDDLEVSPMSTISSIALLNKFDVKEIGGLQEKMVSIGVNEGLKLLKAALQSKTVLTDVFLAE